From the genome of Candidatus Nanopelagicales bacterium, one region includes:
- the ppk2 gene encoding polyphosphate kinase 2, whose translation MAKHKVVDGVIQLDKPKKGMTAPRIPKSLYEKELFRLQAELVQMQEWVRQEGVRLVVLFEGRDAAGKGSTIKRVTQYLNPRVAQIVALPTPTDRQKSQWYFQRYVEQLPAAGEIRLFDRSWYNRAGVEKVMGFCTPDEYRRFLHQAPIFERLLVEDGVLLRKYWFSVSDAEQEARFRSRLQDPMRQWKLSPMDLESITRWEDYSRAKDEMLVHTDIPEAPWYVIEADDKRRARLNMIHHLLTTVPYYSVARPPLKLPPRPPSHGYERPPRDLQTYVPDYAEDVLRQEATSPRRAKPAKSVKP comes from the coding sequence GTGGCCAAGCACAAGGTCGTCGACGGGGTCATCCAGCTGGACAAGCCGAAGAAGGGCATGACGGCCCCCCGGATCCCCAAGTCCCTGTACGAGAAGGAGCTGTTCCGGCTGCAGGCCGAGCTCGTGCAGATGCAGGAGTGGGTGCGGCAGGAGGGCGTCCGGCTGGTCGTGCTGTTCGAGGGCCGCGACGCCGCCGGCAAGGGCTCGACGATCAAGCGGGTCACGCAGTACCTCAACCCCCGCGTCGCGCAGATCGTCGCCCTGCCCACGCCCACCGACCGGCAGAAGTCGCAGTGGTACTTCCAGCGCTACGTCGAGCAGCTGCCGGCGGCCGGGGAGATCCGGCTGTTCGACCGGTCCTGGTACAACCGGGCCGGCGTCGAGAAGGTCATGGGCTTCTGCACGCCCGACGAGTACCGCCGCTTCCTGCACCAGGCGCCCATCTTCGAGCGCCTGCTGGTCGAGGACGGCGTGCTGCTGCGCAAGTACTGGTTCAGCGTCAGCGACGCCGAGCAGGAGGCGCGCTTCCGCTCCCGGCTGCAGGACCCGATGCGCCAGTGGAAGCTCTCGCCGATGGACCTGGAGTCCATCACCCGGTGGGAGGACTACTCCCGGGCCAAGGACGAGATGCTGGTCCACACCGACATCCCCGAGGCCCCGTGGTACGTCATCGAGGCCGACGACAAGCGCCGGGCACGGCTCAACATGATCCACCACCTGCTCACGACCGTGCCCTACTACTCCGTCGCCCGCCCGCCGCTGAAGCTGCCGCCCCGGCCGCCGAGCCACGGGTACGAGCGGCCGCCGCGCGACCTGCAGACCTACGTCCCGGACTACGCCGAGGACGTGCTGCGCCAGGAGGCCACGTCGCCGAGACGGGCGAAGCCCGCCAAGTCCGTCAAGCCCTGA
- a CDS encoding enoyl-CoA hydratase/isomerase family protein — MTNPLQTLTLTVDGPVALLTLARPERLNAMSARMLDELIDAAYALDRDHRVRAVVLRGEGRAFCAGVDLGDLGAAAASRPLRDLADLGRRAIDAVAAMRPPTVAAVRGHCIGGGLVLMLACDLRVAADDAVFSVPEAALALPLGWGGIPRLVREVGPAVARDLVLTCREFGAAEAARLGVLNRVVPADQVDVTARGLAETLAGRAEIVVRTTREQVHAAAEDLASTAGAAADADLLVDALADPEATLLRSAYLADRGVETGPGDGR; from the coding sequence ATGACGAACCCCCTCCAGACCCTCACACTCACCGTGGACGGTCCGGTCGCGCTGCTCACCCTGGCCCGGCCGGAGCGGCTCAACGCGATGAGCGCCCGGATGCTGGACGAGCTCATCGACGCCGCGTACGCGCTGGACCGGGACCACCGCGTCCGCGCCGTCGTGCTGCGCGGTGAGGGGCGGGCCTTCTGCGCCGGCGTCGACCTCGGTGACCTCGGCGCGGCGGCCGCGAGCCGGCCTCTGCGCGACCTCGCCGACCTCGGCCGCCGCGCCATCGACGCCGTCGCGGCGATGCGCCCCCCGACAGTGGCCGCCGTGCGCGGGCACTGCATCGGTGGCGGGCTGGTGCTGATGCTCGCCTGCGACCTGCGGGTAGCGGCCGACGACGCGGTCTTCAGCGTCCCCGAGGCCGCCCTCGCACTGCCGTTGGGGTGGGGCGGCATCCCGCGCCTGGTGCGCGAAGTGGGCCCTGCCGTGGCGCGCGACCTGGTGCTGACCTGCCGCGAGTTCGGGGCGGCCGAGGCGGCCCGGCTCGGAGTCCTCAACCGGGTCGTGCCCGCGGATCAGGTGGACGTCACCGCGCGCGGTCTCGCGGAGACGCTGGCCGGTCGCGCGGAGATCGTCGTGCGGACCACCCGGGAGCAGGTGCACGCCGCCGCCGAGGACCTGGCCAGCACGGCCGGGGCGGCTGCGGACGCCGACCTGCTCGTGGACGCGCTGGCCGACCCGGAGGCGACGCTGCTGCGCTCGGCCTACCTCGCCGACCGCGGCGTCGAGACCGGTCCCGGGGACGGGCGGTGA